The Aedes albopictus strain Foshan chromosome 1, AalbF5, whole genome shotgun sequence genomic interval GATAATAACCTCGTTGTCGTCAACAACACCAGGGATGGTTCCAAGGATGTTTCTTTTTGTCCTACCAAATATTATAAACTATTGAAGTAAAAGATTTTGTTTTGAACATTTTCCCCCTGTAAATCACACTCATCCGTTACCTTTCCAATTGCCCATACCGAAACCTACAACTTCGGCCTCGGAACACTTTCGGGAGCAATCCTGTAGACCAATTTGTGCGCTTCATCGTAGTGTGGATTGGTTACTTCCCGAACCCGTTCCATCCAAGCAGTCATTTTCGGTCTTCCAGCGCATGGATCAAAGCCGGCCATTTCTAGGAGAAACCAAAATATAATACCACTCAACGactaagggtgtgaaccatttcgcttatttgtttaacttttagttaaaatttgacactttgatagttatttgccatcgaaaagttaaaaaataaccacgacggcggcccatttgaaatttgacagacgagtagtaatttggaacaaaatacagtacgcagccaaatcattgcgaacaaaaaataactatcgaactgtcaacactaaccctgctcgggagtagggttattttcaaaataactatcgaagtgtcaaattttaactaaaagttaaacgaacaagcgaaacggtTCACAGCCTAAAACAGCCCACCCCATTTCACGGCTTACTTGGTTGCTCGATTTCGCACGCCGCAAACAGATCAGCCACGGAAATCTCATCGCCCACTAAGAATCGGTTGCCCCCGCCCAGGTAATCACCCTCGATGAAATCCAAGCAGTCCTCCATCTTTTGCTTGAGCTCCTCGGCCCGTTCCGGGTTCACCTTGGTGCCCATCAGTCGCGGCCGAAGCCACATGTACTGGAAGTAGGTGGCACAGACGGCCCGGGTGTTGTGCTGCTGCCATTCCAGATACTCATCGATGCGGGCTCGCTTCTGGCTGTCCTTGGGGTACCAGTGATCCGCGAAGGGATACTCCCGTGCCAGGTACCGCACGATGGCAACACTTTCCGCCAGGTGCAGATCGTTTTTATCGACGATGCAAGGCACCTTCTGGAAGCGATTGGTAGCCTTGAACTTGTCGGTCAGATGCTCACCTGGAAAAAAGAGTTATTTATGTAAACAAGCTGATATTTAATGGCAGTAAGAATATTTTACCTTTGCCCAAATTCACAAGACAACGCTCGTAGGGGGTCTTCGTGGTCTCCAGAAAAATGTACAGCATCCGACTGGGCTGTGACATCAAGTCATAAAAGTACCGTAATTTCGACATGTTGCAGCTGCGCGAGGACCACTTCAAAGTTCAACAGCTAAATTGGTTCTGATAAGTCCGGCTAAGATTAGCACTGTTGAGAGTGACTACGCTGATTTGCGAAAGCAAAACAATGCAGTGGTATTCGTGTGTCACAACTACAACATCACCTGAATGCGTGAATATGCGTCACGCACACCTACGCAAGGCTACATACTgataaaaatcaaatcaaaacaaacaactcTCCACTTTCAACATATATTGCTGCCATCACTCGAAACTTACTCCCCCTTCGGGGTCTCGATCTCCTTCGGTGTGTACTTGTACAGAATTTTATGCGCTTGATCGTAATGCGGATTGGTGGCCGTTCTCACCCGCTCCATCCAGGCCGCCAAATGGGGTCGCCCAACGCGGGGATCGAACCCGGTCATCTTCGGTTGCTCGATCTCGCAAGCCGCCACCACATCGGCAAAGCTCAGCTCCTTTCCGGCAACGAATGGCTGCCGGCCTTCATTCAACCACTCCCGTTCGAAAACGTCCAAACAATCGATCATGTTCTTACGCAGCCTGTCGACCTTCGCCTGGTCCACTTCCATCCCCAGCAGCGGCGTGATCCAGCTGTAGATGAAGAACTGGGCGCACTGAGCCCGAATGTTGGCATGCTGCCACTCCAGATACTCATCTACCCGGGCCCGGTCGGAGGGCTCCTTCGGATACCATCGGTCATCGAACTGGAACTCCCGCGACAGATACCGGAAGATCGCAATACTTTCCGCCAGCTTGAAGTCCCCGTGAATGATGCAGGGCAGCTTACCAAAGCGGTTGATATTCTGCACGAACTCAGATGAACGGTTTTCAACTAAAATCGGAATAAGTTTCAttcaaattttgcaaataaaaatcAATTGAAAGTTGATCCTCACATTTCCTCAAAGCCACTGGGCATTTCTCGAAGGGTATCTTCGTCTGCTCCAGCAGGATGTACAACGCACGGGACGGCTGCGACAGCAGATCGTAGTAATACTTGAGAGCACGGCTGGCCATGATTACGCGGCTTGGCCTACTAATGTTTAATTTTAAACGAATACGCACAGCAATGACTGCTGCGCCGAACAATTATGCCAAACTTCTTATTTATGATTCTTCTGCTCTTGCGCTTGCGGTTTCAAAGTCCAAAATTTCTAGCTCGACCACAAGCGCATCATATATATGTAAACGCAATAAATTAGTCAACAGACTGATAAGTGGATATCATTACGATTCCGAATGTATACGTACAATCTGCAATACGTATATATAGCTTTGTGTTATCTTTGTTATTGCCGGTGGGTATTTGGATGTGTATGTACGACCAAGGATGGTACAGAATGCATCAAGAAAAGTTGTAATAACCAGGTAATTAAACATTAAACATGTTCACTCACCACAGGATTTGATACGTCTGCTGCgtgttttttcttcaatcctCTTAGTTCAATCATATAAGAAGGCAACAAAAGCGATCGCTTCTATCGCCGCAATTTGATTCTTCTGGAATAACTCTGGGCGGACTTCTTCCGTTATTATGCTTGGAGCTACGGCCCCATCACTAGCACCCAATGCTTGACCCATTCCCTACTTCAACTCGATCTCACCGACTTTTCCAGAAAGTCGTGTACAAAATGGCATCGTATATCGATGTGCTTCGTCCGGTGGTTATACGATCTATTCTCGGCAATGCACATCGCAGATTGATTGTCGCACAGGATCTTTCGCTTGCCGAAAATCTGCTCCAGCATATCTTGCCTCCATAACGCTTCTTTTGGATGGTTCTTGATAGAAAACGCGTCTACTCAAGAGTCGTAACAGAGAATGAATTTATTAACGTAGTAACAATAACGCTTACTGTGATAACATCCCCCCTTAAGCGGAAATTCATATTACACCTTGTTACTTTCTGTCTTCAATTAATTTTGAGCCAGGTAGCGCCATTGTTAGAATATCCGCAGCTTGAAAATTGGAGGGAACATGTTCTAGTTTCATTGACTTCAGTTCTAGTTGTTCTCGGATGAAACGGTGTCTGATGTCAATGTGTTTAGTTCTTGCCGAGTATCCGATTTCCTTCTCAGCCAAGCTGATTGCACTTTTATTGTCGCATTTGATGGTTATCGGATCGGCAATTCCTAAGAGCTCGTCCAAGAATCCTTTCCACCAGATGACTTCCTGAGTTGCCGATGATAATGCCATATATTCCGCTTCTGTTGCTGAAAGAGCAACGGTTGATTGCTTCCGAGAACTCCATGCGACTGCTCCACCGCTCTGAAGAAAGACATAGCCACTGTAGGAACGCCGAGTTTCGGATTCGTTACCCCAATCTGCATCACTATAGCCAGAAAACTTGGAATCACCAGTCTTCATGTACGTCCTGTACGAATCCAGGATCACTGCAATAGCTACTCAGCGCACTAACTGCATGGCTAATATCAGGTCTTGTACATTGTGCAATGAACTGTAGTCCTCCTACCAGCTCACGGAATGGAATCTTTCGCATCTTCTCTCTTTCGTCATCATCCCTAGGTCACATTTCTTTGGAAAGTCGTTGATTCGCATCAAGAGGAGTAGAAACTGGGTTATAATCCTTCATATTAAACTTCTCCAATAGTTCGTCAATGTACCGTTCTTGATCGATAGAAACAGCATCTTTTGATTTGATCACGCGCAGCCCGACAATCTGTTCTGCCTTTCCTAAGTCCTTCATTTTGAATTCTTCGCTAAGCTGGCGCTTTACATCTTCAATCATCTTCTCGTCATTTGCGAAAATTAGAAAGTCGTCTACGTACACAGCAATTATAATCAGCTTGTCTTCAATTTTCCGATAATACACACACGCATCATATTTGGAACGCTTCAATCCCATACGCTTCAGTCTGCTTTCTAGCAGCTTCTTATTCTTATACCTAATCTGCAAACCTTGGCCGGGGCACGCTCATCTTCGAAACCAACTGGCTGCTCCATATAAATTTGCTCGTCGTTCAAGTCTCCCTGTAGAAATGCTGTAACCGTGTCCATTTGGTGCACATGAAGATCCAGCTCTGCCGCCAGCGCCAAAAGATATCAGATCGTGGCGTAACGAACTACAGGTGCATAAGTTTCAGTATAATCTACACCTTTAACTTGAGAAAATCTCTTTATCACCAACCTGGCCTTGTAGCGTTCAATCGTACCGTCTGCATTCGTCTTCAGATAGTCTTCGAACTGCTTGTTAACAAACTCTTTTCCATTATCGGTCCGGAAACATTTCAACTTTCGACCTGTTTGAGTTTCGGAATCTTCCCCGGCATCGATCAGTGCTTCTTTCGTTCTACACATATCCTGCTCCTGAGTCAAGGATCCATTCTTTTGGAACACTGTTGGATCGATGAACTACCAGTAACGCTGCCTTCCGGTGTCTAGAACTTTTTTCATCTCTGACGTGCTTCTGTTTCGATTGGCCTTGACATTCCGATGCATAATGTCCAAATTTCTCGCACTTGTAACACTGGATACTGGATTTATCCTTCTTCTTTATTGCCTTCTTAGGACGTGCTGCCAAAGCACCGCTCGTATTGCCGGAACTGGAGCCATCGATTGTAACGTCTTGACTAATCTTTGACTTGACCCAATCAGCTGTCCACTTCACTCCAGACGCGTCCATGCCCATCACCATGGGTTCATACCGTTTAGGAAGTCCCATCATCAGCACTAGTGATAGCCACTCATCGTTGATTGGAAACCCAATTTCTTGGAGCTTCTGGCTGGTGGTCAGGATCTCATCTACGTATTCTTCGACGGAATTACATTCTTCCAGTTCCATCCGCATAAGTTTTCGCAACTAACTGATTTTACGGTATTTTCCACTGTCTTGAAAAGCCGCTCGAAGGTTTCTCCATGCTTCTTGCGCCGTTCGAGCATTTTCGATGCTTAAACAGATGGTTGCCAAAGCTCGCTGGGACCATTCGTCGCTGATCTGAACGCCTTCGGGAGGTTCAACGGCACACCATGTTCCTTcctttagggaacgttcaaaaattacgtccaacatttaggggagggggggggtctagaaaagtgtgacagtacgtgtcttcggtataggaaaattgcgtgacagaggggggagggggggggtctggaaAACCCGaacaacgatggacgtaatatttgaatcttcccttatcaTGACCATTCGCATTCCGAACGCCCATGCTGCGTATTCCGGCCTTTCAGATTTTCCAAGGGTTTGTGGGAAACACTGCCGACGGGAATTCTCTGCTCACTTATCCTAGTTTGCTGATTCCGGCCCGACGTCCCAGCTACTTGTTCTGAACCGCGAATTTCTTGATTAACAACACCTTGCTCGAAACTTAAAGGAGGTCAAAGTCCGTCTCCAGTTCTCCTCAACGACATCTATGAAccatggcacagacaaacagacgtaacacttgccaaatttccatcgaccacgcttttaacgatcattttaaattttcatagttgtggctttcacaaccagaggcgcgcacatcgtttttctatgcgtttgacgtttcacactagcgccttctgttgacgatattgcacaacacagtgattcgtgcaacttttccaccaggtgatggtagtgtgaactgggcgatggatttccatgaaaatcgttcaaggtgttacgtctgtttgtc includes:
- the LOC109428446 gene encoding glutathione S-transferase theta-1; its protein translation is MSKLRYFYDLMSQPSRMLYIFLETTKTPYERCLVNLGKGEHLTDKFKATNRFQKVPCIVDKNDLHLAESVAIVRYLAREYPFADHWYPKDSQKRARIDEYLEWQQHNTRAVCATYFQYMWLRPRLMGTKVNPERAEELKQKMEDCLDFIEGDYLGGGNRFLVGDEISVADLFAACEIEQPKMAGFDPCAGRPKMTAWMERVREVTNPHYDEAHKLVYRIAPESVPRPKL
- the LOC109428444 gene encoding glutathione S-transferase theta-2B; this translates as MASRALKYYYDLLSQPSRALYILLEQTKIPFEKCPVALRKFENRSSEFVQNINRFGKLPCIIHGDFKLAESIAIFRYLSREFQFDDRWYPKEPSDRARVDEYLEWQHANIRAQCAQFFIYSWITPLLGMEVDQAKVDRLRKNMIDCLDVFEREWLNEGRQPFVAGKELSFADVVAACEIEQPKMTGFDPRVGRPHLAAWMERVRTATNPHYDQAHKILYKYTPKEIETPKGE